In Pomacea canaliculata isolate SZHN2017 linkage group LG12, ASM307304v1, whole genome shotgun sequence, a single genomic region encodes these proteins:
- the LOC112553188 gene encoding tyrosine-protein phosphatase non-receptor type 2-like isoform X1, which yields MLSQIEREFQEYDDHKSWVEIFKRLKNLSTTVMDETCSVSHARSPENRPKNRYRDVSPYDHSRVILERPDGESDYINASFVRVPDADRKYILTQGPLENTCGDFWLMIWQQQTKAIVMLNRVVEKGTAKCAQYWPLGSDLGYEDSMLFEDVGLIVTLIGEQDSTNFVQRWFTVEELATGIKREVVHFNYTTWPDFGVPSSPTAFLNFLKVVRAAGVLDPDVGPCVVHCSAGIGRSGTFCLVDSCLVLIEKHKTLSCLNIQELLINMRSYRMGLIQTHDQLRFSYLAILQGGREILGEDANSNIKTSDSPPPPPKRGASLPVSNSNEEEKVDSEEDDIDKQLSELIDDDDEAPPELPPKKRITTKKDTDMTHVEQEEEEEESSYLLRKRIREERVKKTRETLNQMKERQRRSESWKKRHSYFRPVYIGLALLIGSYMFYRFYWRR from the exons agacTGAAAAATTTGTCAACGACTGTGATGGATGAAACTTGCTCTGTTTCACATGCTCGGAGTCCTGAGAACCGACCCAAGAACCGCTACAGAGATGTTAGTCCAT ATGACCATAGCCGTGTGATACTTGAAAGACCAGATGGAGAAAGTGATTACATTAATGCCAGCTTTGTGAGGGTGCCTGATGCAGATCGGAAGTATATCCTTACACAG GGACCATTGGAAAACACGTGTGGAGATTTTTGGTTGATGATATGGCAGCAACAAACTAAGGCAATAGTAATGCTAAATCGAGTTGTGGAGAAGGGAACG GCAAAATGTGCACAGTACTGGCCTCTTGGGTCTGATTTAGGATATGAAGACAGCATGTTATTTGAAGATGTTGGCTTAATTGTCACTTTGATTGGTGAGCAGGACAGCACCAATTTTGTCCAGCGATGGTTCACAGTGGAAGAATTAGCG ACAGGTATCAAACGAGAAGTTGTTCATTTCAACTACACAACATGGCCAGACTTTGGCGTTCCTTCTTCTCCAACAGCATTTCTGAACTTCTTGAAAGTTGTGCGTGCCGCTGGAGTTCTTGACCCAGATGTAGGGCCATGTGTTGTCCATTGTTCTGCAGGAATTGGTCGCTCTGGAACTTTTTGCCTGGTCGATTCCTGTTTAGTTTTG ATAGAGAAGCATAAAACGCTGTCATGCCTCAACATACAAGAGCTGTTGATAAACATGAGATCATACCGCATGGGTTTGATTCAGACTCATGACCAGCTACGTTTCTCCTACCTGGCTATTCTACAGGGTGGCAGGGAAATACTAGGAGAAGATGCTAACTCAAACATCAAA ACATCCGACagtccacctccaccacctaagCGAGGTGCAAGCCTTCCAGTATCAAATTCCAATGAAGAAGAGAAGGTTGACAGTGAAGAGGATGATATAGATAAACAGCTTTCGGAacttattgatgatgatgatgaagcacCACCAGAATTGCCACCCAAGAAACGCATAACCACGAAAAAAGACACTGATATGACACATGTAGaacaagaggaggaggaggaagaaag TTCTTACCTCTTGCGGAAGCGAATACGAGAAGAGCGTGTGAAGAAAACTCGAGAAACGCTAAACCAAATGAAAGAGAGACAGCGTCGTAGCGAATCATGGAAAAAGCGGCACTCTTACTTCAGACCAGTCTACATTGGCCTGGCACTTCTTATCGGCAGCTACATGTTTTATCGTTTTTACTGGAG GAGATGA
- the LOC112553188 gene encoding tyrosine-protein phosphatase non-receptor type 2-like isoform X2, with amino-acid sequence MLSQIEREFQEYDDHKSWVEIFKRLKNLSTTVMDETCSVSHARSPENRPKNRYRDVSPYDHSRVILERPDGESDYINASFVRVPDADRKYILTQGPLENTCGDFWLMIWQQQTKAIVMLNRVVEKGTAKCAQYWPLGSDLGYEDSMLFEDVGLIVTLIGEQDSTNFVQRWFTVEELATGIKREVVHFNYTTWPDFGVPSSPTAFLNFLKVVRAAGVLDPDVGPCVVHCSAGIGRSGTFCLVDSCLVLIEKHKTLSCLNIQELLINMRSYRMGLIQTHDQLRFSYLAILQGGREILGEDANSNIKTSDSPPPPPKRGASLPVSNSNEEEKVDSEEDDIDKQLSELIDDDDEAPPELPPKKRITTKKDTDMTHVEQEEEEEESSYLLRKRIREERVKKTRETLNQMKERQRRSESWKKRHSYFRPVYIGLALLIGSYMFYRFYWSN; translated from the exons agacTGAAAAATTTGTCAACGACTGTGATGGATGAAACTTGCTCTGTTTCACATGCTCGGAGTCCTGAGAACCGACCCAAGAACCGCTACAGAGATGTTAGTCCAT ATGACCATAGCCGTGTGATACTTGAAAGACCAGATGGAGAAAGTGATTACATTAATGCCAGCTTTGTGAGGGTGCCTGATGCAGATCGGAAGTATATCCTTACACAG GGACCATTGGAAAACACGTGTGGAGATTTTTGGTTGATGATATGGCAGCAACAAACTAAGGCAATAGTAATGCTAAATCGAGTTGTGGAGAAGGGAACG GCAAAATGTGCACAGTACTGGCCTCTTGGGTCTGATTTAGGATATGAAGACAGCATGTTATTTGAAGATGTTGGCTTAATTGTCACTTTGATTGGTGAGCAGGACAGCACCAATTTTGTCCAGCGATGGTTCACAGTGGAAGAATTAGCG ACAGGTATCAAACGAGAAGTTGTTCATTTCAACTACACAACATGGCCAGACTTTGGCGTTCCTTCTTCTCCAACAGCATTTCTGAACTTCTTGAAAGTTGTGCGTGCCGCTGGAGTTCTTGACCCAGATGTAGGGCCATGTGTTGTCCATTGTTCTGCAGGAATTGGTCGCTCTGGAACTTTTTGCCTGGTCGATTCCTGTTTAGTTTTG ATAGAGAAGCATAAAACGCTGTCATGCCTCAACATACAAGAGCTGTTGATAAACATGAGATCATACCGCATGGGTTTGATTCAGACTCATGACCAGCTACGTTTCTCCTACCTGGCTATTCTACAGGGTGGCAGGGAAATACTAGGAGAAGATGCTAACTCAAACATCAAA ACATCCGACagtccacctccaccacctaagCGAGGTGCAAGCCTTCCAGTATCAAATTCCAATGAAGAAGAGAAGGTTGACAGTGAAGAGGATGATATAGATAAACAGCTTTCGGAacttattgatgatgatgatgaagcacCACCAGAATTGCCACCCAAGAAACGCATAACCACGAAAAAAGACACTGATATGACACATGTAGaacaagaggaggaggaggaagaaag TTCTTACCTCTTGCGGAAGCGAATACGAGAAGAGCGTGTGAAGAAAACTCGAGAAACGCTAAACCAAATGAAAGAGAGACAGCGTCGTAGCGAATCATGGAAAAAGCGGCACTCTTACTTCAGACCAGTCTACATTGGCCTGGCACTTCTTATCGGCAGCTACATGTTTTATCGTTTTTACTGGAG CAATTGA
- the LOC112553188 gene encoding tyrosine-protein phosphatase non-receptor type 2-like isoform X3, with product MDETCSVSHARSPENRPKNRYRDVSPYDHSRVILERPDGESDYINASFVRVPDADRKYILTQGPLENTCGDFWLMIWQQQTKAIVMLNRVVEKGTAKCAQYWPLGSDLGYEDSMLFEDVGLIVTLIGEQDSTNFVQRWFTVEELATGIKREVVHFNYTTWPDFGVPSSPTAFLNFLKVVRAAGVLDPDVGPCVVHCSAGIGRSGTFCLVDSCLVLIEKHKTLSCLNIQELLINMRSYRMGLIQTHDQLRFSYLAILQGGREILGEDANSNIKTSDSPPPPPKRGASLPVSNSNEEEKVDSEEDDIDKQLSELIDDDDEAPPELPPKKRITTKKDTDMTHVEQEEEEEESSYLLRKRIREERVKKTRETLNQMKERQRRSESWKKRHSYFRPVYIGLALLIGSYMFYRFYWSN from the exons ATGGATGAAACTTGCTCTGTTTCACATGCTCGGAGTCCTGAGAACCGACCCAAGAACCGCTACAGAGATGTTAGTCCAT ATGACCATAGCCGTGTGATACTTGAAAGACCAGATGGAGAAAGTGATTACATTAATGCCAGCTTTGTGAGGGTGCCTGATGCAGATCGGAAGTATATCCTTACACAG GGACCATTGGAAAACACGTGTGGAGATTTTTGGTTGATGATATGGCAGCAACAAACTAAGGCAATAGTAATGCTAAATCGAGTTGTGGAGAAGGGAACG GCAAAATGTGCACAGTACTGGCCTCTTGGGTCTGATTTAGGATATGAAGACAGCATGTTATTTGAAGATGTTGGCTTAATTGTCACTTTGATTGGTGAGCAGGACAGCACCAATTTTGTCCAGCGATGGTTCACAGTGGAAGAATTAGCG ACAGGTATCAAACGAGAAGTTGTTCATTTCAACTACACAACATGGCCAGACTTTGGCGTTCCTTCTTCTCCAACAGCATTTCTGAACTTCTTGAAAGTTGTGCGTGCCGCTGGAGTTCTTGACCCAGATGTAGGGCCATGTGTTGTCCATTGTTCTGCAGGAATTGGTCGCTCTGGAACTTTTTGCCTGGTCGATTCCTGTTTAGTTTTG ATAGAGAAGCATAAAACGCTGTCATGCCTCAACATACAAGAGCTGTTGATAAACATGAGATCATACCGCATGGGTTTGATTCAGACTCATGACCAGCTACGTTTCTCCTACCTGGCTATTCTACAGGGTGGCAGGGAAATACTAGGAGAAGATGCTAACTCAAACATCAAA ACATCCGACagtccacctccaccacctaagCGAGGTGCAAGCCTTCCAGTATCAAATTCCAATGAAGAAGAGAAGGTTGACAGTGAAGAGGATGATATAGATAAACAGCTTTCGGAacttattgatgatgatgatgaagcacCACCAGAATTGCCACCCAAGAAACGCATAACCACGAAAAAAGACACTGATATGACACATGTAGaacaagaggaggaggaggaagaaag TTCTTACCTCTTGCGGAAGCGAATACGAGAAGAGCGTGTGAAGAAAACTCGAGAAACGCTAAACCAAATGAAAGAGAGACAGCGTCGTAGCGAATCATGGAAAAAGCGGCACTCTTACTTCAGACCAGTCTACATTGGCCTGGCACTTCTTATCGGCAGCTACATGTTTTATCGTTTTTACTGGAG CAATTGA
- the LOC112577333 gene encoding sodium-dependent phosphate transport protein 2B-like, translated as MSETPCDENGNVKSTHVLCKYHSTLYIFSQITTHRNTIEDPWTLPELADTSTPWKELNTLQRAQRVTCHVIKLVLLCGLLYTFICSLDILSSAFRLLGGKAAGEAMTNTVLFSNPIAGLMLGILCTVLVQSSSTSTSIMVSMVSSDILDVRLAIFMIMGANIGTTVTNTIVALGQAGDRGDFRRAFAAATVHDMFNWLSVLVLLPLEWASGYLFHLTKAIVGSMELSSGAEEQQFLKVITQPLTDRVVKLSSSKIRDIAKGIAVNGSLISEGEHIFNNWSGSDEAAGGILLAASLVLLCVCLILVVKLLSTLLRGTIAKILRRIVNYSFAEPFDTLIGFVFMAVGAGLTILVQSSSVFTSALTPLVGMGAIHVDKMYTLTLGSNIGTTITGILAALASSPSGFRNSFQVALCHLFFNISGIVLWYPVPFMRRTPLKMAKYLGDTVFIYRWFSGVYLVAMFFILPLAVFGLSLAGWELLLGVGAPIILLIVFVVIVNLIRSWKPHVLPARLQSWEALPLPLRSLQPYDRLFQACMCCKKDTDKPKDSTKL; from the exons ATGAGCGAGACTCCATGTGATGAGAACGGCAATGTCAAGTCAACACATGTCTTGTGTAAATATCACTCCACACTCTACATATTTTCACAAATTACTACCCATAG AAATACCATCGAAGATCCATGGACTCTCCCAGAACTAGCAGACACTTCCACGCCTTGGAAAG AACTGAACACACTCCAGCGCGCGCAGCGAGtgacgtgtcacgtgatcaagctgGTGCTTCTCTGCGGCCTGCTGTACACATTCATCTGCTCTCTGGACATTCTCAGTTCGGCCTTCAGACTGCTAGGAG GTAAGGCAGCAGGTGAAGCCATGACCAACACAGTGCTGTTCAGCAACCCCATTGCGGGTCTGATGCTGGGCATCTTGTGCACCGTCCTCGTGCAGAGTTCCTCCACATCCACCTCCATCATGGTCTCCATGGTGTCCTCAGACA TTCTGGACGTCCGCCTGGCCATCTTCATGATTATGGGAGCCAACATTGGCACAACGGTGACCAACACCATCGTGGCTCTGGGTCAGGCCGGGGACAGAGGGGACTTCCGCCGAGCTTTCGCCGCCGCCACGGTGCACGACATGTTCAACTGGCTGTCCGTGCTGGTCCTGCTGCCCCTGGAGTGGGCCTCCGGCTACCTGTTTCACCTGACCAAAGCCATCGTGGGGTCCATGGAACTGAGTTCCGGAGCGGAAGAGCAGCAGTTTCTCAAAGTCATCACTCAGCCGCTGACAGACAGGGTTGTCAAG CTCTCCTCCTCCAAGATCCGGGACATCGCCAAGGGTATCGCCGTCAACGGCAGTCTCATTTCCGAAG GTGAGCACATCTTTAATAACTGGAGCGGAAGTGACGAAGCCGCAGGAGGAATCCTATTGGCTGCCTCGCTGGTCTTACTGTGCGTGTGCCTCATTCTCGTTGTCAAACTGTTGTCGACGTTGTTACGAGGCACCATCGCCAAAATTCTTCGCCGGATTGTCAACTACAGCTTCGCTGAACCTTTTGACACTCTCATCGGCTTTGTGTTCATGGCT GTCGGCGCTGGTCTCACAATTTTGGTGCAGAGCAGTTCTGTATTTACCTCGGCCCTGACTCCGCTGGTGGGGATGGGTGCAATACATGTCGACAAGATGTACACCTTGACCCTGGGATCAAACATAGGTACTACCATCACGGGGATCCTAGCAGCTCTGGCATCGAGTCCCTCAGGCTTCAGGAACTCATTTCAG gtcGCCTTGTGCCATTTGTTCTTTAACATTTCTGGCATAGTACTATGGTATCCGGTACCATTCATGCGCCGCACACCCCTCAAGATGGCCAAGTACCTAGGGGACACCGTCTTCATCTACCGCTGGTTCTCGGGTGTCTACCTCGTCGCCATGTTTTTTATCTTACCGCTCGCAGTCTTCGGCCTCTCCCTGGCTGGCTGGGAG TTGTTGCTGGGAGTCGGGGCGCCCATCATTCTGctcatcgtcttcgtcgtcatcgtcaaccTTATCAGGAGCTGGAAGCCTCACGTACTCCCCGCGAGATTGCAGTCATGGGAGGCTCTGCCTCTTCCGCTGCGCAGCCTCCAGCCCTACGATCGACTTTTCCAGGCTTGCATGTGCTGCAAGAAAGACACAGACAAGCCCAAAGACTCGACAAAGTTGTAG